The genomic segment TTTAGGTTTGGAGTCAGATATAACCAGATACAGATTTCAGCTTTACACTCATAGCTGGGTGACCATAGACAAGAATCTCATCTTTCAGAGATCCAATTTCTTCATCCGTAAATAGGAAATAACACCTGCCTTACAGAtttgttataaagaaaaaaaatgagatgtttGTAAATTTCCTCCACATAGAGTTAGTACCTGTGATattatcctcctcctcctcctcctcctcatcatcatcatcatcactattgATAAGCCATAAGTACGCAAAGTGAGCTTCCAAGtagtcagagctggaaaggatcGTGAGGAATCATCTAGTTGTGGATAAGTAGACATTTGGCATCTGTAAGCCACCCTCTTCTCCCTTGTCATTGACCTGGTCTCAGAACTATTTTCAACACAACAGTCCAGGCAATTATGTTtattggggggggtaattagttttttttttcacttatctattcattttaatggaggtactgagattgaacccaggaccttgtgcgtgctaggtatgtgctctaccacttaagctatctCTCCACCTCCCAGGCAACTATTATCTTCAATTAAACAAGTCTCACCACTTCTCCCTCCTAGATCTAGCCCAATCCCTCCCACAAATAATGAAACTCAAGCCCAGACAGAATAAGCAACCTGCCCAGGGTCACCAAGTATATGAGAGTAAGAGTGAGATGAAACCTCTTACTGGGCACTGAAGACTTCTCAATATATCCCCATCTCCTTGTTGTACATACTACTCACCTTCAGGAAGCCCAGACAACCAGCTGGAACAATTTCCCCAGACTCTGCTATTACACAACCTGTGCCTGTCACTTGGAATGCCCATTATCCCTGTCTCCACCTGTTCAAATGCCACCTGTCCCCTCACCTCTTCAAGGAGTCATCCCCCTCGAATCCACCCTTGCCCTTAATCATTGTCAGACTTTCCTCAAAGACCCCTAAAGAACCTATATCACATCTCAGAATACTCCCTTCTCCTCTCCTAGGTTTCTTTCCAACTCTTCCCCATCCTCTGTACCCTGGCAGCCAGAAGAGGTCAGAGACCAGAGGAGGTATATGTTGGAGCCAGCATGAAAATCTAACTCCCTCAGCCCTAGGCCAACATTATCCAACTGTGGTCTCCTTCCTCCCAGGATAATGTGCTCCAAGGACCTGATTTGAAAGTCCTCTCTTTCTATGTTATTTTTATCAGCAGAAAGGATAACCTTGGCTCAGGACccttaaggaaaaagatattaagTAATGAGTTGGGAATTAGGAGAATTGGAATCCCAATCTTAACTTCATCTCTGCCTTGGACAAAGCTGACTTCAGAGCCTCTATATAATTGAACAATGGCCCCCTGCCCTTCACTGTGTTAAAAGGGAAACTCCAAAAGATCAGATGGGAATAGGCCAGTGAGACATGCCTGACCACTTACCCGCAATCAGGCCAACCTCACAATTAGGATCTTCATAGCCACAGGTCATCATGGTCCCCACTGTGTCATTCACAACTGCAACTATGTCCAGGTCAAACTCCTGCAAAGGAAGCAGCTCTACTGTAAGTGATATGTGCAGGTCAAACAGGCTCGGGAGGGGCACATCAGCCCAAGGCAGGCAGAGGCCAGAGTCACAGGGCTAAGTGTAGGATGGCAGAGCAAAGGGGCCGGGGGAAGGGGCAAGGTCAGGCATGAGCCTCAGCACCATATCATACATTTCTCCTCTTGATGGCTTCCCTGAGCATGTCCACCACGTCTTCCCCTTCACAGTCAGTGGCCTTGAAGCCTTTGGTCCACTCAATGAGTGTTCCCTGAAAGAACGGAGGGGAATTTCGTTTGAGCAATAGTTTGCTGGGACCATAGCACAACCTTAGCATCAAACAGATGCAAGGCATTAGAGCTGACTGCTGGACAAATGTATGTGCTTTTGACTGTGCTTCCATCTCTGCAGCCCTAACACCAGGCCCACAGGCGTCACAGAGCATGATGCTCAGACAAGGCCCACTGCTGAGTGGAATAATAGCAGCAATTCATATTTATCAAGGGTCAGCCCATATTCCCTGGCCATGACTGCACAGAACAAAGGCCACTTCTAATTTAGCCAATCAATCACATCTTTGTGATTTAAGATAAAGCTACAAAATATTCATCAAAGCATTATTTCACAGGAAAAGCAAGAGGCATCTATCATTCCAACAGTATGGATCTTTCATCATGTACATCAATATAGAAAATGCTAAtatagccataaaaaataatgctgtAGGAGAACGTTAGATATGGAAAGATGTTCACCATAAACTGTTAAGTGAACTCATGTTAAAGCAAATTAttctattattcttttaaaatgcccccaacacacacacgcttaaatctggAAAAAAGCCTGAAACAATACATACACCAGGGGGTAGACAGTGGTTCTCTCCAGGTACAAGATTACGGGTACCCTTTAGTCTCTCCTTTTTGTTTGTCTATATTTTCAAGTTTTCCCAAAATTAGcatgtataatttttataatacggagaaaaagtatttctgatttttaaaaggtagAGCAAGGTTATACTGTTGGCCTGAACCAAGGGTTAGTCTAGCCTCAGACTCCATAGCctagagctgggggagggggacgaGGGCAGGTAAAGCTGGGGCGTCTAGACCAGGAGAGCTCCTGGGATAGGAGGGGTGGCCAGCAACTCTAATGGCAGCACCCCCAACCCCAGGGGCTGAATGGCCACCTCACTCTGAGGCTCTCAGCTCCAGTCTCCCCCTTCTTCTCCACAGTCCTTGGGAAACTGGGACTTGCTCTTTTCCTGGTGAATATATGTAGAACATTAGAGATTCACCTGATTCACCCCCAGTTGAAAAATCTCTCTTTCTTATTAGTTGCAATTATACAAAagtcattgttttaaaaagtctctctttttaaaataaactagtggttaccagaagggagATGGCTAAGGATAGGGGCAAAATAGGTGAaaaggattaagaggtataaactacatAAGTTACAAGAATGTAATGGAttgcacagggaatatagtctatattttatagtaactttgtacagagtataatctgtaaaaatatccaattactatgttgtatacctgaaactaatataatattgtaatatgtatgttcatttatgactgaaaaattgtgctctacactggaaattgacacattgtaaactgactataactcaataaaataaaatttaaaaaaatataatactgtaaatcaactatacttcaatttttaaaaagtctctcttttttctcgCCAGCCATCAGTGGCTTAGCTCCCAGCTGTCCACTGATCTCCCCTTCTTCTTAGCTGTATCTTCATGAACTTTTCAGAACTTCTGAGAGAGGAAGCCTAGAGGCCCAATGTCCTAGGTCAGGAGGAGCAGTTATGTCCTGATGCCCGTCAATCATTCAGGACACCCACTGTCCACGGTCTGCACATGGCTCCCCCTTCCCTAtgtgtattaatttttaatggcaGCAGTAATACAGGAATGCACggtctttataaaaaaaattaaaatgttactgATAAGGACAAAGTCCTCTTTAACTCCCCATCTCCCCGAACTCCTCTATTATTAATCTGATATGAATACTTTCAGACTTTCTCTCTgcttacatgtattttttaaataaataaatttatggcATGTGTGGACTACTGCAATTTGTTTTTCTCACTCAGCAATATATCTTTTAGACAATTCCAGGTCAGTTAATATGGAAAATATTCCTCAAATACAATtgtacagaatttttaaaatccacaaaACATACctataaaatactgtttttatccccatttttgaAATGAGGAAGGCAAAGgtgcagagaggttaaataacatgcccaaagtcacacagccagcaagtgcAGACGCCAAGACCAAACTAACTAAGGCAACGTGGTTCCAGATTCACATTTTTAAGTACTGCACTCTGTTGCCTCCCACCTAGGTAGGTAGTATCTGTAACACTTAGAACGATGTCTGACACAGAGCAAGCACTATGTCTGTGTTTGTTAAGTAAAAATCAAGTAATTGATTCCATATGATTGATACATCATAGTTTATTTAGTCATTCTCCATTGccagacatttgggttatttctaatttttcattgttAAAAAGTGATGCTGTAGTGAACATACTTGTTCATTCCTCCTGAGGTACGTTTGAGAAATGGAATATTGAGAAGTCGATCTGCTGCTTCTTAGCATTctagcatttttaattttgagagctCTAGCCATATTACCAGATAATTTAGCCTTTTGAACCCCTTTCTCCCTGTTCTCTGAATGATTGGGATGGACGTGGAGGGTAGACCTGGTGAAGCGTGTGCTTTCACGGCTTTTCGTGGCCCTGGAGACTCTGTTTTAGTTCTGATTTTGGACCTACCCATCAGACAAAACTGCATGCCTCAATTCCCTCCtatgaaaaatgaaatagcatagaaaatagagaaatgtaTGCATACAAAAAGGGTAAGTactcatttcttgattttttttcattatatgtatCTAAATGTACTGTGCATTATAACCAAAATGGTCCAAAAACACTGGGCTCCACAAGGGCAGAATGCAAAAGCCTGGGCTCTCAGGCCAGCATCCTGGGTTGGCCCCTCTACCATTGTTTATAGATATGGCCACCTGGACATCTTACTTAATCCTATGTGCCTCCATTTTTCTTAGCTACAAAATGTTGATTATAGTGTGTACACAGACAATAGAAtgttatttagccttaaaaaggaaggaaattctacaGGTATGACCCTTGAGGACACTGTGCTAagcgaaataagccagtcacaaaatgacaaatactgtatgattctacttatatgaggtacctagaaacagagacagaaaataaaataaaggttacCAGAAGTCTGGGAGAGGAgcaaatggggagttattgtttaatgggtgtagagtttcagttttggatgatgaaaaagttcaaaAGGTGGATAGTGGTGATAgtttcacaacaatgtgaagGCATTTAATGCCACAaaaccatacacttaaaaagGGTTAAAGTGGTaaacattgtatttattttaccacaataaaaaatgataaaataaaccaaaagtaGTGTGTACATCATGAGGACACTGAGTGGATTAGTCAAAATCTTGTCAAATCTTTGGTGCCATTCTTCTTACTGTCATGAGCTCCCTGGTTGACTTGCTGTGCTGACCAGAGTTCTCCCCATAAACTGAGGAGTGGTGTTCTGCTTTAATGCCAGTCATGTAAGCTTGGTTGACATAAGTTGATTAAAGAGCAAGACAGAGCATTCCATTCTCCATGAGCTGGTGAATGGTGTACTTATCCAAGAAGTCCAAGAAAAATCTTGTGATATATGTTTCTAAattattatgaataatttattaaaaatcattatCCATGATGTTCTTCAGTGTCAGCTGAGTAAGTGTCTATGTGATAAATTCCTCCTGAGATTCTAATACCAAGAAAGAAATGCATTTCTTCTGATACGCTGGTAAGATTTTATTCATCAGACAATAAAACCTCTACAACCTATTGTGTTTCCCTGTTTACGCTGGCTGTCCAGGAAGATACAGATAATATTACAGACTGTTACAGAGTTATAACTGGCCTTGACTGGTCATCACCTCTTCCTGTCTCTTGATAATATGATTTGACCTTTCTTTTAACAGTACTCTTATGCATGTGTCCCTTTATTGTATACTACCCTAAATTATTTTGCAAACTTTAATCCAAAAGACAATAACAAAAATGTAACATAgtaaacagaaaaattttaatgatcCAAATTCTAGATCATGTCTCCCCAGCTGCCCTGAACCTGAGACCCCTAAGTAAAATGAACAGTGACTCAGAGTTGCCTTGAAGTTCCCAGGTGTAGGAAGGAGGCCCACCAGGCTGGGCTGTCTTACCTTGTCAATGCTCGCCTGCCTGCAGGGAAACGAGAATGTGAAGCCCAAAGGCAGCTGGGCCCCCTTGAGGCCCATGTAGTCCAGGAAGTCGGCGATGCACTGCACGATGTGGTCAAACAGCTGCAGGAAAAGAGTTGCAGTCATCCCTGGCCTGCACTGTTACGGGGTGGCAGGCTGGCACTTCGGAGTGCAGAGTTTACCTCCTCACCGGTGCCCTGCATGATCTCCAGGGGGATGGCAAAGATTTTGTTGTATATTCGCACCGACCTCCATCCACTTCTGATCTTCACCAGGAGGACCCGGAAGTTGGTTCCCCCCAGATCCAGGGCAAGGAACTTTCCTTTCTCTGTGGTAGAGAAAGTGGGGGCTGCATCCACCAGCATGTACCGAGCAGGGCCTTGTGTGCAGGcattgggaggaagaggagacaccAAAACAGAGCAGACCCAGAGCCTGCCCACCTGGGCTCATGGCCAGAGGGGTACAGCAGTCACTGAGCATAGCCTCAGAGCACTGGGCAGGAACCCTGAGCCCATGTGAGGCCAGCCTGCTTTTCTTGGTGTCTGGTAAGAGCCCCACATGATACTTATGCTTGAGGAGCCTGAGAGTGAATCCAGGCCAGGCTACCCTGACTACAGTGGACCCAGAAGGTGCTTCCATCATGTCTGTAGGGCCTATAGGACCTGCTCATCACAAGCATGAAATGGTTCTTCTGTCCTGTTCTCCTCTTCCTCAGATTCCCACACCCCCACCTGATTAATAAGAAACCATATCAAGTCCAACCCCTATTACTGTCCAGGACCCCCCAGCGCAGCACCTCTCACTTCTCTGACATCGCAGAGCATCGCAGCCTGTTCCATGTAACCCCTCACGTCCCTTCCTGCTCACTCACTCTGTTCTAACCATGCTGGTCTTTTTGCTGTTCCCTGAATTGCCTGAATTTGCCAAAGACCTCACTCCCAATGAGCTCTCTTACCCCTTGTCCTGCTCAAATTTTCTTCATACCCCTGTCATTACATGGCATCCTTTGACGTTTATTTACTGTCTGCCAGCCCAACAGAACATAGGCTCCACAAGGATAGGGACTGTGTTTTCATCTCTACTCTGTCATCATGTCTACAACAGAGCCTGACATGCAGCAGGTGCTTAATGAAACTCTGAGGAATGAAGGCAAAATGATAAAAgggatgaaagaatgaataactAAATAGTGTCTTttactgctttcattttttcccccaagtagaCTTGAAGGATATTGGCTCTGGAAAATATATCGTTGAGACATTCCAAgtacagctgtgtgaccttgactaTGTCTTCtaacctctctgaggctcagttttgaCACTTATAAAATTGGAATCATTCTCTATGTAACATACAGAGTGGTTGTGAGAACAAAATGAGATTAAAGGTTCAAAAGCAAATTAAAGATATGAAGCATTGTACAAAGGTCATTATATCTGGGTGAGGCCCATGAGATTCAAATTGGTggagtaacttgtctaaagaacTGACTCCACTGTTTCATGGCTCCTCTTGGCTGAGCACAGAAGACCAGGAGAAAGATCAAGGGTCTGAAGTCTTGGGCAGAGTCAGGGGGAGAAAgtgaagagagaggagaggaagagagccaAGCCCCAGGACAGAAGAGAGCCAGAGAAGAGGGTGGAAGACAAGCCAGACACTCCAAGTGTCCAGATGGTAGTTCCCCAGGGGACAGCATCTGGGTCTTCACACACATGTAACCTAATTTAGGTATTCTTTCACTGCCAGTGCCTTGGATCAACCGAGCCAAATCGATTCAGAAGAGTACTAACTTTCTACCcaactctccctccctccattacAGACATGAACCCAAGTCtcttaaaacaaaaaacctaactGGATTTAAGGAGTTTTGATGGGAGCTCTGGGTGGCCCATCAGAGAAGGGAGCTGTACTTGGCTCACCTGTGCCATCTGGCATCCCACGGACATAGGTGGGCAGCATCTTGACTGTGGCCAGTGGGTGGGTGTCCCTCTTCAGCCCATAATCGAGCTCAACACGCATCTTGTCCTGCACACCCTCAAGTTGCTCTCGAGTCAGCTGGAACAAAGCCAGCACCTTGTCAATCTGCTTCCGCTGGGCTTGCACACGGGAGGCCACTGCTGTCACCATGGCAGCTCCCTTGGTGCTGCCACTCTCTGACAGCAGAAAGCGAACATCACAGTTTGGGACCAGTTTCCTCACCACTTTGTGCAGGCGTTTTGGATATCTAAAGACAGGAGTGAAGGCAAAATATGAAACAATCATAAAGGCCCAGGCCCAGTCAATGGGAACAAACACAGGTGTAGCAATGGAACGGGGTCCTGAGgagccctgctccctccttctGGGAAACTCTCatttctcttgtgttttcctGCCAGTATGCTTCATGTGAACTTGGCAACCTCTGCCATCCCAATTTTCCCCCATTTATAACTGGGTGTATCTTACTTTCCAATCTTACCACATAGTAAGTATTCAGTAataatggatagatggatgtatGGATAAGGACATGGATGGATGGCCTTGCTACTCAGACAATTGGCTTTAGCAGAGTACTTCTCTAAGAATGATCCCCCAAAGCAACCCAGCCAGCTAGATGAATGTAATCTCTGAATTCACCCCTGACCCTATAATCACAGAACCATAGAAGCTGGTTGGTTCCAGCAACCCAGAGAAGCAGCATAGTTTAGAGAGAACACTGGGACTCTGTTCCAGGGGAGGCTCATTTGCAGGGGGTGTGGACCCTCCACCAGCACTCACTGCGGATGGATCTTGTAGAGTGTGCCGTCCATGCCCACCGTGGTCCGAAGCCGCGCCAGCTTCTTGTTCTCCCGCAGGCGAGTCAGGATGGCTGCCAGGGCTGCTGCACAGAGATTAGCAGAACGGAAGGAGACGATGGTGCAGACGTGCTGGACCGCGATGCAGTCGGCTTCCGAAGGCTCCAGGCCCAGATCCGTCAGGATCTCTCTTGTATTGGCCAGGCCTTCTTTATACCTGGCCGGGGGATAAGAATGAGAGGACCAAACTTCTCTATCCCCTGGGATTTCCCTCAGAGAGCCAGCATTCCCACCTCTCAGGACTGTGAAAATAAACAGGCTGGCACATAATCGTATAGTAACAACAATTTCAACAATGGTCATGATAGCCACTGTTTATCGCACACCCACTATGCACCAGATGCTTGTTTAAGAACTTGACATGTATTAACTCACTCCTCACAAAAATCCTGGTGGAAGTATTGTCATTATCCTATTGTACAGGAGAGGGatctgaggcacaaagagggTAGGTAACTTGTCCACAGGCACACAGTTAGTAAGCGCAaaggccaggatttgaactcaggcagttAGAGCACAGAGCTCACCATTTAAGGCACCCTGTACTACACTGTCTTTCATAGAAACTCAGTCTCTGCCAAGTTCTGCACAAGCACAGACTCTGGGAGTGCAGACTCAGGGAGCTCACCCTGCTGAGCTCAGATTCTAAGCTGACTGCAAAGCTCAGGGCAATGCCACGGTATCTAAGTCTGAGGAGAGGATCCTGAGTTGACTGGGGCTAGCCAACTTCAGCAGTCAGCTCCCCACTGCAGGGACCTGTGTGTGAGGCCTCCAATCACCAAAGCCAAAGCCAGTCACCAACTGCACCAGGTAGAGAAGGCTCTTTGCTCTAGCAGTTGTTCTTACTTTGGATTCAATTCATGACCAAGGATGCCCTGATATTATAAGAAAACTGTATGAAATGTACATTTTGGGGTAAAGGGTCCAGAACTTGaatcagattctcaaaggggTTTATGGCCCTAAAAAAGTTATGTCACTACTTCAGGGAGGAAGAAGGCAGCAAAACATGAGGGGAGGGTAGACCTCTGACAGCAGAATCCCTGGCTGATGAAACCAACAAGGAGCCACATGTGAGGCATTGCTAACCCACCTGAAGCTCTGCCCAGGTCTGAAATCGTCCTGGTGAAGAAGGAAGATCTGGTCCCTCTGTGCACCACTCCCATAAGCACACCATGCCTTGTCTGCCCACCCTAATCCTCTGCAAAGTCAAAGTGAGAGGGACCCTGCCAAAAGCTTACTTCTCCATGGCAGCCACATGCCGTGTTTCAATCTTGCCCTTGATGTGGAGAGCGGAGGATTTCTCGCCGCCAAACAGGAGGCCTGCCTTGGCCATCTTCAGCAAGATGAGCCTGACGAGTTCACCCAGATACAGGCCGCTGATCATCTTCTCAAACCTACAATTTGGTGAACAGATAGGAGGCAGCAATGTCTTTGATTACGCACCATCCATTCCCAAAGCCCATGAGCCATGGCCATGGTCAGGACTACGAGTAGTGAAAAGGCCTCTTCACAGGTCAAGAGGCCTCAGTCTCTGCCCCAGCTTGGGGTGCTCCTGGGAGCCCACTCATCCTCTCTGAGCTGCATTCTCCTCACCTATAAAAGGGGAAGACTAACCTAGAGGAAATCTAAGATTCTTTCCTGATCATAAAGTGCCTGATTCCAAGAGTCTTTATCTCAAATCACCCTTGGCCATGGGAGTGCCATTCTCATGCTAGGTATAAGAAATCTCAACTTCAGAGACTTCAGCTACTTTCCCAGGATCACCAACCACAACATGACAAATCCAAATTTCAAATGTTTCCAATTCCTATACATGTTTCTGTCCAAGAGAGAAAGATGCTGTGTCTGTGAGATGGGCTTGGATAGACCCAAAGAGCCCCAAAGAGGACCAAAGAGGTTCTACAATAATGTGGATGAAATATCCTGCCAGGCTACCTACACCTGGACTCTCAGTCTGCATACAAGCAATTATTAATTGTTCCCCAAATAaactactaaaaataatttttattctgcaaACGTAAGATGTGAAATCAAgaataatctgtttcctaatcaAATTTATGTATTTCATTATAAAAAGTCTTAAAACACTGCAGAAACAGAATACAATCAAAAGAAATCCAAGTTGGGTTTAGGGGAGTGGAATTTATTTTAAGTGAAGTGGATGGAGTGAGGATGATAAAGTCCAAAAAAATGGGAACCATGTCCTTGGGCTGTGACAGCTCTGTGTCACCAGTGAAATGGGTATGTGCTGGGGAACAGGTGCATTCAAAGCAGAAATTTGCTCCCCAGCTATGCAATTTTAGTGTTTGAGTGGTTTCTAGGaggtacttaaaatatttattcaccaGGGCTTCTTGGGAAAGCAGTTTtccaggcctggggctgggaaaGTACAcaatgagcctggagcatcttatTGTGTCAGAAAATAAGGACGTATTTAAAGTGTGATGCAAACATGTCAAGAGAAGACAGGGACTAGCTTGAAGGAGTTTCCACTGGCTAAATCTGAAAAAAtgtgagcatcaaaataaataatgataggaagaaattataaTGCATAAAGTAAAAACGTATCCATATTAGTATAAATAGATAACTGGAGAGTTCTTCCTTACCATAGAATAACAACCAATAAACATAGAAGGAATGATGTATTT from the Vicugna pacos chromosome 11, VicPac4, whole genome shotgun sequence genome contains:
- the HKDC1 gene encoding hexokinase HKDC1 isoform X2 is translated as MQEEGILLSWTKKFKARGVQNTDVVSSLANAMKKRKDIDVDILALVNDTVGTMMTCAYDDPYCEVGVIIGTGTNACYMEDMSNIDLVEGDEGRMCINTEWGAFGDDGALEDIRTEFDRELDLGSLNPGKQLFEKMISGLYLGELVRLILLKMAKAGLLFGGEKSSALHIKGKIETRHVAAMEKYKEGLANTREILTDLGLEPSEADCIAVQHVCTIVSFRSANLCAAALAAILTRLRENKKLARLRTTVGMDGTLYKIHPQYPKRLHKVVRKLVPNCDVRFLLSESGSTKGAAMVTAVASRVQAQRKQIDKVLALFQLTREQLEGVQDKMRVELDYGLKRDTHPLATVKMLPTYVRGMPDGTEKGKFLALDLGGTNFRVLLVKIRSGWRSVRIYNKIFAIPLEIMQGTGEELFDHIVQCIADFLDYMGLKGAQLPLGFTFSFPCRQASIDKGTLIEWTKGFKATDCEGEDVVDMLREAIKRRNEFDLDIVAVVNDTVGTMMTCGYEDPNCEVGLIAGTGSNMCYMEEMRNIELVEGDEGKMCINTEWGGFGDNGCIDDIRTQYDKEVDEGSLNPGKQRYEKMTSGMYLGEIVRQILIDLTKQGLLFRGQISERLRTRGIFETKFLSQIESDRLALLQVRRILQQLGLDSTCEDSIVVKEVCGAVSRRAAQLYGAGLAAIVEKRREDQGLEHLKITVGVDGTLYKLHPHFSRILQETVKELAPQCDVTFMLSEDGSGKGAALITAVAKRLQQARKEN